The proteins below come from a single Paramormyrops kingsleyae isolate MSU_618 chromosome 25, PKINGS_0.4, whole genome shotgun sequence genomic window:
- the LOC111844244 gene encoding signal-transducing adaptor protein 1-like — MTAASYSQRGISRIREKITELPLYHSGVLSKKYPAEKVFKKYYAELRGCTIFLYTDEKKDMYTERLELRDLKAVQKVASEFGWSVYSLILPKEEVHLKASGPDAEEWRGYILAVTKMEIPKNMSLLPGQMMRLEEVTKEECKRTSLSLKEDSLGAPCSTNSNITADLPSCFYNVTRQEAVQMLEADPEWGNIILRPSADSDGYAVTTRRIVSGDAVIRHYKIQPSNSGFVIQLETSVTIPSLNGVVLHFVKQTGLQPFVKSQHYDTRIEVCGTKPDVAAGSAPLQKPPVPPRTVSWENTPPTQPGP, encoded by the exons ATGACAGCCGCCTCTTACAGCCAGCGAGGGATCAGCAGGATAAGGGAGAAAATCACCGAGTTGCCCTTATACCACTCCGGAGTCCTGTCTAAGAAGTACCCCGCAGAGAAG GTTTTTAAGAAGTATTACGCAGAGCTGAGAGGATGTACGATTTTCCTGTACACGGATGAGAAAAAAGACATG TACACCGAACGGCTGGAGCTGCGAGACCTGAAGGCTGTGCAGAAGGTTGCGTCCGAGTTCGGCTGGTCTGTCTACTCCCTAATCCTGCCCAAAGAGGAGGTTCATCtgaag GCCAGTGGTCCAGATGCTGAAGAGTGGAGAGGCTACATATTGGCAGTGACCAAG ATGGAGATACCAAAAAATATGAGTCTGCTCCCGGGTCAAATGATGAGACTGGAAGAGGTCACCAAGGAGGAGTGTAAAAGGACCAGCCTTTCTCTCAAGGAGGACTCTCTCGGAGCTCCATGCAGCACCAACAGCAACATCACAGCTGATCTTCCCTC ATGTTTCTATAACGTCACCCGTCAAGAAGCAGTGCAGATGCTGGAGGCCGACCCAGAGTGGGGCAACATCATCTTGCGACCATCCGCTGACAGCGACGGTTACGCCGTTACCACGAGAAGGATAGTCTCCGG AGATGCAGTAATAAGACATTACAAGATTCAGCCAAGTAACTCTGGGTTTGTCATCCAGCTGGAGACCAGT GTGACGATACCCAGCCTCAATGGAGTTGTGCTTCACTTCGTTAAACAGACCGGACTCCAGCCCTTTGTCAAGTCACAACACTACGATACCCGCATAG AGGTTTGCGGGACGAAGCCCGACGTCGCAGCTGGATCGGCGCCACTGCAGAAGCCGCCAGTTCCTCCCAGGACAGTGTCTTGGGAGAACACTCCGCCGACGCAGCCTGGGCCATAG